One part of the Bacillus sp. FJAT-27916 genome encodes these proteins:
- a CDS encoding NCS2 family permease, translating to MLEQFFSLSKHQTSVKTEILAGITTFFTMVYIIIVNPAILSASGIPFEQVFMATIISAVAGTLIMGLFAKYPIAIAPGMGLNAYFATVAGTNGLSYQIILGTVFIAGILFLLLSFSRLRELIILSIPPSIKYGISAGIGLFIAFLGLRQAQIFVANESNLVGLGDLTAPMPLLTIAGLLITLLLMVRKVPGALFIGMIITAVIGYFTGMLNLTGSELIPSLPPMPVFFDMDLAGVFSNGLYSVVFSFLLVTIFDTTGTMVAVSEQAGLMKDGNLPRAKQAFLGDSIATTLGAAFGTSPSTAYVESSAGVAAGGRTGLTAVTVACLFVVAMFFSPFISAISSLAAITSPVLIIVGCFMMGSLSKINWAEFDEAFTAFLIILAMPLTSSISTGIAFGFILYPLLKLFGGKGREVPPLIYVFGILFIIQLIWFPAH from the coding sequence TTGCTTGAACAATTCTTTTCACTTTCAAAACATCAAACATCTGTGAAAACGGAAATTTTGGCAGGAATTACCACGTTCTTCACGATGGTCTATATTATCATTGTTAACCCGGCGATTTTATCCGCTTCCGGGATTCCGTTTGAGCAAGTATTTATGGCAACGATCATTTCAGCTGTTGCCGGTACGCTCATTATGGGTTTATTTGCCAAATATCCAATTGCTATTGCACCAGGCATGGGGTTGAACGCCTACTTTGCCACAGTAGCTGGAACAAACGGATTAAGCTATCAAATCATCCTTGGAACAGTATTTATTGCTGGTATCCTCTTTTTACTGCTGAGCTTCAGCAGACTGCGTGAACTGATTATTCTTTCTATTCCCCCATCCATTAAATATGGCATTTCTGCGGGAATTGGATTGTTCATTGCTTTCTTAGGACTGCGACAAGCACAGATTTTTGTCGCTAACGAAAGCAATTTAGTCGGCCTTGGCGATTTAACAGCACCTATGCCGCTCTTAACCATCGCTGGATTGTTGATTACGTTGCTTCTTATGGTCCGAAAAGTCCCAGGAGCTCTCTTTATCGGAATGATCATCACAGCTGTAATTGGTTATTTTACTGGTATGCTGAACCTGACTGGATCAGAATTGATTCCTTCCCTGCCTCCTATGCCCGTATTCTTTGATATGGATTTGGCTGGGGTATTCTCAAATGGTTTGTATTCTGTCGTCTTCTCCTTCTTGCTTGTTACCATCTTTGATACGACAGGAACAATGGTAGCCGTATCTGAACAAGCGGGACTCATGAAGGACGGAAATCTGCCGCGAGCAAAGCAGGCCTTCCTTGGCGATTCCATTGCCACTACGCTTGGAGCAGCATTTGGTACGAGTCCTTCAACAGCCTATGTTGAATCCTCTGCGGGTGTTGCTGCAGGTGGACGAACTGGATTAACAGCTGTTACAGTTGCTTGCCTGTTTGTTGTGGCTATGTTCTTCTCGCCATTTATTTCAGCTATTTCTAGCTTAGCTGCCATCACGTCACCCGTCTTAATTATTGTCGGCTGCTTCATGATGGGTAGCCTGTCGAAGATTAACTGGGCTGAATTTGACGAAGCCTTCACCGCTTTTCTCATTATCTTAGCTATGCCTTTAACCTCAAGCATTTCAACTGGAATCGCCTTTGGGTTTATCCTTTATCCATTACTTAAATTGTTCGGTGGAAAAGGAAGAGAAGTACCACCGCTCATCTATGTGTTTGGTATTTTATTCATCATCCAATTAATTTGGTTCCCTGCCCATTAA